In the Vitis vinifera cultivar Pinot Noir 40024 chromosome 2, ASM3070453v1 genome, one interval contains:
- the LOC104877457 gene encoding NAC transcription factor 29-like, which translates to MNLSELGEDASLRTAAEVQNNHREGGELFDLNSLPPGYRFNPTDAEIIVFYLRKKLDHQSLPPNKIIEVDLYAYGPDELAARYEPSGSDEWFYFTPRDRKYPNGQRPKRSVGGDGYWKATGADKEIKFEDRTVGYRKVLVFYRGSVQNGVKTNWIMHEFRVAKHPEPPRISGVNDMRLDDCVLCRVYRKDERIYKRSRHESRLDESGPSSSKIPRRDLLNHNPNEANNRYEEQYSYNNIQMPLQTQQPQPRTEIFQTPQEHDHFALQSNTPQDHMRSSTLNHNPNEANNRYEEQYSYNNIQMPLQTQQPQPRTEIFQTPQEHDHFALQSNTQFPILDPNVLMPRPTPHQSIHSIGNEFGGQGLDNFGIMNGTFGNSSFDAGNNIDSANVPGFDSTNYGNPGLYPMIYYVNDATPMSSNMNGNYDHGLLHGRNNNRQL; encoded by the exons ATGAATCTTTCAGAACTTGGTGAGGATGCAAGTCTACGAACAGCAGCAGAAGTGCAGAATAATCATAGGGAAGGTGGAGAGCTttttgatcttaattctttaccACCAGGATATAGATTTAATCCCACAGATGCAGAGATAATAGTTTTCTACTTGAGGAAGAAGCTTGACCATCAGTCATTGCCACCGAACAAGATAATAGAAGTCGATCTGTATGCTTATGGTCCTGACGAACTAGCAG CGAGATACGAGCCATCCGGGAGTGATGAATGGTTCTATTTCACTCCAAGGGATAGGAAATATCCGAATGGGCAACGTCCCAAGAGGTCAGTCGGAGGAGATGGATACTGGAAGGCTACCGGAGCTGATAAAGAGATCAAATTTGAGGATCGAACGGTAGGGTACCGGAAGGTTTTAGTCTTCTACCGAGGAAGCGTTCAAAACGGAGTCAAAACCAACTGGATCATGCATGAATTCAGAGTTGCTAAACATCCAGAGCCTCCAAGAATAAGTGGTGTCAATGATATGAGG TTGGATGACTGTGTTCTATGCAGAGTCTATAGGAAAGACGAAAGGATCTACAAAAGATCACGACATGAGTCTAGGCTTGATGAATCAGGCCCATCAAGCTCTAAGATTCCAAGACGTGACCTCCTCAACCATAATCCTAATGAGGCCAATAATCGATATGAGGAGCAGTACTCTTATAATAACATCCAAATGCCCCTCCAAACCCAACAGCCACAACCTAGAACTGAAATATTCCAAACCCCTCAAGAACATGATCATTTTGCTCTGCAAAGCAACACCCCTCAAGATCATATGAGGAGCAGTACTCTTAACCATAATCCTAATGAGGCCAATAATCGATATGAGGAGCAGTACTCTTATAATAACATCCAAATGCCCCTCCAAACCCAACAGCCACAACCTAGAACTGAAATATTCCAAACCCCTCAAGAACATGATCATTTTGCTCTGCAAAGCAACACCCAATTCCCTATCCTGGACCCTAATGTCTTGATGCCACGGCCCACTCCTCATCAGTCTATACACAGTATTGGGAATGAATTTGGAGGTCAGGGTCTAGATAACTTTGGTATAATGAATGGCACCTTTGGCAACAGCAGCTTTGATGCAGGGAATAATATTGATTCTGCCAACGTCCCTGGGTTCGATTCAACTAATTATGGAAACCCGGGTTTATATCCGATGATTTATTATGTCAACGATGCTACACCGATGTCATCAAACATGAATGGCAACTACGACCACGGTTTGCTGCATGGAAGAAACAATAATCGACAGTTATAG